The Altererythrobacter sp. ZODW24 genome window below encodes:
- a CDS encoding DUF2141 domain-containing protein produces MRHGSRHIRSLTCLAAAAALTGAAPPAAPDPGTTDVTVTISNLRNVKGVIRACMTQNKKRFPKCRGDASAYAAVVPAKANAVLTFKNVKPGTYAIALLHDENDNGKADRALSMIPKEGFGFSRDAKVVMSPPKFSSAAFTVAEAPITQAIRMRYMF; encoded by the coding sequence GTGCGGCACGGATCGCGGCATATCCGCTCCCTGACATGTCTCGCTGCTGCGGCGGCACTGACCGGTGCCGCTCCTCCAGCTGCGCCGGATCCAGGCACGACTGACGTCACTGTAACAATCAGCAATTTGCGCAACGTAAAAGGCGTCATCCGCGCCTGCATGACCCAGAACAAAAAGCGTTTCCCGAAATGCCGGGGTGATGCCAGCGCCTATGCTGCTGTCGTGCCTGCAAAGGCGAACGCCGTGCTGACGTTCAAGAATGTCAAACCCGGCACTTACGCAATTGCCCTGCTCCATGATGAAAACGACAATGGCAAAGCCGACCGCGCCCTGTCGATGATCCCGAAAGAGGGCTTTGGCTTCTCGCGTGACGCCAAGGTGGTGATGTCACCGCCAAAGTTCTCTTCCGCCGCCTTCACTGTCGCGGAAGCGCCGATAACTCAGGCAATCCGCATGCGATATATGTTCTGA